A window of Apodemus sylvaticus chromosome 23, mApoSyl1.1, whole genome shotgun sequence genomic DNA:
TCACTCCTGTCATTTCCTATGGCTCAGAGTCTTCAGTCTGTAAAGACAAGTTTCTGACTTTGTCACTGTTCAGGGCTGAATCTTCCCTCAGGGCCCTCTCCAGACTAGCTGATAGGGAATGGATCAGTCTCTCTCTGAATTGCTGACCAAGGAAAACATAGAGTATTGGATTGAGGCAACTATTTAAGGAGGCAAGAGTGCTGGCTGGGTTCACCCACATGTGAATATTATTCAGTGTCTCTGTGTTCCCAATATTgactaaaagaaaaatcacttgaaaagggaaccaacagacaaagaaagaaagtgctACAGCAGTGAGGACACGTAAGGGACGACTGGAATTCACAAAGCCTCTTCTGCCTATCTTGGCAGCCATGAGTCCATAACAGATGACAATGAATATCATGGGAATGCTGAAGCCGATAATGAAACAGGTGGCTGCAGAAATTAAACTTACTGTCATGGACATCTTTACCTGCTCCTCGGTGGTGGCAGCCCAGGATTCAAAATTAGATATACAGTGCACTTTCCCTCTTTCATCTCTCACTGTAGTCAGGAACAtcaaatgtggaaatataagcagCAGAACAAGTGTCCAAGTTCCAACAATCACTTTCCTTGCCAGATTCACAGTTCGATGATTCTGAGCCCATACTGGGTGCAGGACACAAATACAGCGGTCCATAGCAATGAAAGTAATCAGGAAGATACTTAGAAAAAGGTTTATGTTTATAATTATGTGAACAAATTTGCAAAGGAACCAACCAAAAAGCCATTCTCCATTCATGACAGTTGAGATGATCTGAAATGGTAGACTTGACATGTACGAGAAGTCAGCCAAAGCCAGGTTCAGATAACAGATTGTCGTCACAGTGTGTGCCATCCGGAACCCAGCCACGTAAATCACAAGCCCATTACCTAGTACGCCAAGAACAAAGGTTATAGAAAGTACCACAACTAAGAAGATCCATATAACTCTGTAACTGGTAGGGTCATAAAACACCACTTCTGAGCCATTCTGAGGGATGGAGAAGTTGGCTTCCATTTTGTCAGCACCTGCAACATTTCAACAATGACTGTTTATCAGATGTGGTTCTATCTTACATCACATTTACTCAAATCACCACACATCACCTTTCATAACAGAGAACCTATTCTGAGGGCAATCTATGAAAAATGATTATCTGTTGAATGTCCTTTATGTCAAGCTTATTTCTATACATTATCAAAGAGCATTATTACTCCTCAGACTGATTATGAAATGAATTATAAGCTCCTCTGACCTCATATGGATATTGAACTGAGGATAAGCAGGGGAAGGAAGTATTTACTATGAAGAGGAGAATATTGGGGTGTGAATGTTTGACCATTTTTCATTGCTTATCATCAGTCATTTGCtctcataaaaaataattcaGCTGAGTGATACAGAATGTTTAGGGTGAGGTTAATTTTCCAGAAAAGCATAAGAACTAGTTAGGGGGAATATTGGATTGTGTTAAAAAATATTGTAGATGATGTCTCTTAAATTTTAACTGTACTATTGTTACCACTGCTTTGGCATTTTCCTTTGTCTGTTGGTTTCCCATTTAAGTCAATTATCCTTCCAGGCCCACCCTATCACAAGAAGTCACTGCTCAGCGAACaccataaaatcttttttaattttgctcAATCCAATTCTTCTGTTACTTTCCACATTGTGATTTTCAAAGAGCTTTTTTCCTGATTATGAGGTATATAAAACATTTACTATGGTATGATTTATGTCACCATTGCCCAAATCATAATGCAGCATACTTCCTTTGctcatatttatatgtgtgtctctgtgtttgtaatAATACATGTTCATGTTTGTGCCCTTGTCTTTCAACAGTTCATTATAAACTCACCTAGGATTTTCCATGTGTCAAACAATTTAAATTATAGGAGAGAATCCTCTCACTGGCTGTAACTTACTCAGGAGGCTAGATGACCAGCCAATATGCAGGCAGGTATCTACATTAAAGCCTCCCCAATAAGATGACCACAAAGCATCTCTACTTTTTCAGGTCTTCATTTTTCACAGCAAGGGCTTTACAAGAGCCCAGAGTCAGAGATCTGTTTTAGGATGTAAAATCATATACTATTTCTGGgcaggaataaaaataattttatattacagTGGACTCAGACCTTACAATAATCTTGTGTATGGCAACAATAAAATTTTGTAACATTTAGGTATTGATATGGAAGAGCTCAAATGTGTCTTCAAGAATGCCTCATGACAAAAAGAATTTCAAGCAACAattatcaaagaaatgcaaataatcTCACTTCTAACTTCTTGTCAAGCTCATGTTAGGTTTAAAGCTAATTCTCTCCATGAAACAATGCAAAAACACTTAACAATATGTTCACCTTTCTCTCTAGCATATAGTCTCAGCATATATTTTAGATTGTATTCTGGAGCAAGTGGAATTGTGTCACTAGACAAAAACTGAGAAGGTCAAGTAGGTTCAGAAATCCTGATACCCTCAGACATGAGGATGTTTGGGGATTTCATTTACTCCCTACCTgtcctttccttcctgtcttgcATTATATGACATGCCCCCTAATGGGAAGACTGTAACCACTAGTCATATAGCACAGAGATCTCTATGCCAATGAGGTTTCAGCCAACAGGCATCCTTTCCTGgtcattccttcctgcaaaatcTCTCATACATCTTGAGTAAGTCCTATGCTCCTGTTCACCACAATGAACAATCAACTATTTGGAACCAAGGACTGTGTCTCTCATTACAAACCACTGTGGCAGAAGCCTTCATCATATTGGGCTACCTAAGTTCCCCACAGAAGGCTCATCTGCATTGCTGACACTCAATGATGAACTAAGCTGGTGTTCCCCCTCCTTTCAGCCCCAGGCTCATCCATGACTCCACCACACTGGACACCCAGGCATTTAGTAACCTCTGAATCCTCAGCCTCAGCATGCCTCATTTATCACCAGAGCTCGGGTTCCCATCTTAGGCTGTGTTCTCCCACTTCTGAGCTTCCCATTAGCCTGACACCAAACAGTGTAGGTCATTGTGGGTCTACAAAGGCAGGAAGTCAGTGAGGCATGGATACCATTTCTACCTTCAAGAGAATGTTTTCCCCTATTCCATATTGAAGTGAAGTTCTCATTGCTTTCTATACTAAGAGTGAGCATTACTGTATATTTAGTATTATGTGGGCTACAGTGTGATCTAATGAGCTTTGATAGAGTTCTGGAGCCTCTCTTTAATTTGCATTCATTATGTAATctacacagatatttatatttatatgctaGTCAGTCTACAAGATTATACGTTTTTTATTGTACGAATAAACTAAGGTTTTGAGTACTTGTCAAACCTAGAGAAAGTTATTTAAAGAGTGATAGAGAATCTATTTTAATTCAAGCTGTTTTTGCCTCTGAGTTCTTCCTCTACCACACTTAAACTTCATCTTTCACACTTGTATAACTGGTACTCAGTACTAACCAAATCAATGTTTTATCCAGAGGAAATGTCTTTGAATTTTCTCTACTCCTAAGGGTGATCTATTATGAATTCTTTTATATATAACCCCAGCAAACTCTTTGGTTcactaatttacatttttaaatgtttattattttggtttgtcCTTAATTCACTGTCTGTGACTAAGTAAATATTTGTGTTACCCATACCTAAGTAAAGAGTCATACAATACTTCTCAACTAAATATGCAATACATGGTCATTCTTTCTAACACTCTGGTAACTCACTGATTTATGGTCCTAATGGAGGTAGGCATCTCTGGAGAAAAGCCAAgtagattaatttttaaatttttacataaaaatataaaaataaactaacaTAGCAATTTATCTTCTTGAAGTTCTGGATACTAGATGCCCAAGATGAAAATGGTATCTTCACCTACAATATTTTAACTGTCATATATAAGTATCTTCTCCCTCTGTCTACACCTCATATCCCCTATGAGTTAAAGGATACAACCTATATTTCATTGTGACCCTACCTTTAGAGTCCAATTTTGCTTTAATTATTACTTTAAAAGTACTACTTCTGAGTAGTTACATCTTGACCTACTGTAATTAGGGACACCATATTGATAAGAAGAAAACGTAAACTTAAGCCATAACATAGAATAGTGGGTATGAGAAAGCAATGAGCAGCAGTGCTAAAGACAGGATTGAAGAAACATTTGATCCAAGGCTTTTCCTGGAGATCCAAAGGAAGTTGAGATGGAAAAGGAGATTAGAGAGAGGTTGACAGCAACTTAATCTGTGATGTTATACATATAAGAAGATAGTCAGATAGGAGACAAGAACATTTTTATTGGTTAGAGATATAGGAGAGAGGTAAGTGTCCTTACTGCTTTTGTGCAGATCCAGGTTCAATACTCATAACAAAATAGTGACTAAAGCTATCTGTAATACAAATTCCATGGGATCTGCCATCTTCTTCTGGATTGCTTGGGGAACAGGCATACATCTGGCACATTGGCATATATCTTAACTAGGGTTTCAATTttgtgaagagatactatgaccaagggaactcttataagggacaatatttaattgaagCTGGCCTgtagcttcagaggttcagtctattatcatcatggctgaATACATGGCAGTattcagacagacatggtgctggagaaggagctgaaagttttaTATGTTtctctgaaggcagccaggagaagactttCTTCTGTACTGGACAAAGCTTGATAATATGATCTCAAAGccaacccccacagtgacacattttctccatcAGGGACATATTTACTCCAACAGGCCACAGCTCCTCAAAATGCCATGCTCTGGGCCACAtatattcagaccaccacaacatatgaacagaaaaaaaaacacctaacatacaaaatttaaatatatattttatataatatatattttataaatatatattattttatatatgtatatatatattagaaaaggAAAGGTTTCTATCTCTAATATGTAGGCATCATTTATTGTAGTGAAATCCTTTCTGCAGGTTCTttatcagtttttgtttttattttcaaacaaacaagaattgtAACAAATATGAATATGAAGTAACAAGTGAACTGATTGATAATATGCAATCATCAATTAATCCACACATTTTATAGGGCTTAtacatgcaaaattatttttattttttattttactggcTGAACAAAACTGAGCAAAAAAGTTGTGATTTATACAATGATTTATAATTCACATACTACATTCTTAAATGAAGATGTGTTGTCACAGCACAACACCCTTAGTTATATATCCTTGTATAGATATTATTAAGCTGAGATGGTGAATTTACAGCATTCTGACATGAAATATTTACTATCTCACTTTTAGAGAAAGTACCTATTTCAATTTATATGACTTTCCCAATATTACTGAACTATTGAACAACATAGTCTAGATTGCTACTGACAGGTTTTATTGTTTACAAAGGCCTCTGTAGGTAGTTTGGCTTACTAAAAGTTTAGTAACAGGACCGGGGAGATGACttaacatttgtctttactcactCAGAAGTCCAAGCCATTTCCCCTTGTGTTGCCTAAATTGTTCAATAGACTACCTAGAACAGAAGCTTTCTTGAAGTCTTTACCTCTTTACTTCATTTTACAAACTCTAACTTACTCATGTCTTCCTCTGAGCATTTCCACAGGTCCCCCAATTGCAATAATAGTCTATTTTGCCCCAAATAacaaagcctgcctctgcctcaggaagAAGTGTGTTGGGCTATAGTGGATACACACATTCTCACCTGCCAATAAAAGAACAATCAGACTTCAAAGTACTTCACAACTCTGTTCATTAATTAAGCTCTATGGATTCTCTTGCAATTTGAGTTTTCTTGCAACCTGGGCAATTCTCGATACAAAATGATGCtgccttctatttatttttattggaataGATCATTCTAAGTTTGATGTACACTAACTTGCATGATCTTCCTTGCCATGGGAAGTTTTTAAAGTATAACTTTCACAAATCTATAAAAAGTTGAATTGGAAAATGGTTGGCGTATTGTGGGATTTGTTTAGGCCATAAATGTTAGAGTGGTTTATGTTTTACCCCTTATGTCTTTATTAGCTCTTTACATTTGGTTCCCTGTCTCTTGTTCCTATGCATCTAATTTCCATCTCAGAAACTCACTGTTTAACACAGTTTATATTTCCTTAGAACCTCTCCTCTAGGATCCCAattagttttgattattatttaaataCTTCATCTTTCTATCCTTACACATGCGGAAAAAGTTTTTGGAAAACCAGTTCTTTTCCTCACTGATATCCATAGGGTTGACTTTATGATTCCTACcaaagaggtagaagaaagtatTAAGGTGTCAGTTCTGAGTTTCTAGAAGGATCCTTCCCATTCTGCAAGTATTTTTTGAGAGGTAataatgatttaattttgatgtcactataaatatttttgtgaCTACATTGTTAattccttgtttattttctatttgagatgttttaaattttgtgcTGAAACCATTAGAAGAAGGCCATTCATTCAAGAATAATAGACTTAGAGCTGTCCAGAACAAGGTCCAAGGATTTTAGAAAGCACAAGTGAGAGATTTCCTAGAGGTGGGCTGATATTTGCAAGGTTGTACTCAGAAGACTGGGGGTAGAACAGATTATGAAATGAGTTGCAGCAGGCTGTTGATGTACTTCCCTTCCTAGCTACAATGATTCTGCATAGCATAAGCCAGTGTAATAGGCCATATCTGTAATCTGAAAATTCTGAAGTTGGGATTactgcatgaaaaatacagaagttCACCTGTAAAATGAGACATAAATGTAGGTTTTTGATTATTCAGTAGAAgtagatgatttaaaaaaaataaggatacAAAGAACTACATTAATATCTCCATTTGAAGAGTGCTCGCTGTGCACAAGTTCAGCCCTGTGTTTTATTCTCAATAGTGCCTAAAATGTGCAAGGAATACAGGAAAATAATCCAAGAACTAGAATACTAGAGGTGGGAAGATCAATATTTTAGTCTTTGGCAGGATTGAAGGCAGTCTTTTCTACATGCAACCCTGTCATTAGCAACatgcaaacaagcaaataaataaacaaaagagtaTGGAGAAGTAGAGATAAAgtagatgaggaagaagagaaaaaaaatctagcaagTTGATATACACATGCAATCATAGCATTTGGTTAGCATATATTTAAGGTTTGTTATACATTTAAAACTTGTTTCAACTACATAGAAATCTCTATACAACATAGGACAACATTATACAGTAAGATCCTATTATAAAATCTGAAATGattttaataactttttaaaaatatgtatctaATCATATGTAGCCATGTTTCATTTCACCATGCAGTGGGTATAAGATTACTAATgagataataaatattaatttctcaCAGTATGATTTgtaatttgatatatatttatattcttctccTCATCATCTTAGACTATTGCTTGGGTGACAAGGCCCATGTACATTAACAGAACTGCAAAGCAGGATAAGAAACAGACTTTTGTTGGAATTTCAGTTTAGGAGATAAAGTCTAGTATTTAATTTGAATGCTCAGTGCTGGCTTCCTCATGTGCAcagtaaaaattataaatttgttATCATTATTCAAAATATACTACACGTCTAATGAATAGAGCATGTCTAAAAGGAAGGCCCCAGGTCAGATATTAGAGGATGTGGCAGGCACGAATATtcattatattgaatattttgataCTCTGAGATTTCTTGCCTCAGGTCACTATCTTCTATAGATTCACAGGAGTATTTTTTCACCTTCAGTTGTTCCTTTGTATTTAAAAGCAAattgtattaatttaaaaatttttaggcaatgATTTTAAGCATA
This region includes:
- the LOC127673770 gene encoding formyl peptide receptor-related sequence 7-like, translated to MEANFSIPQNGSEVVFYDPTSYRVIWIFLVVVLSITFVLGVLGNGLVIYVAGFRMAHTVTTICYLNLALADFSYMSSLPFQIISTVMNGEWLFGWFLCKFVHIIININLFLSIFLITFIAMDRCICVLHPVWAQNHRTVNLARKVIVGTWTLVLLLIFPHLMFLTTVRDERGKVHCISNFESWAATTEEQVKMSMTVSLISAATCFIIGFSIPMIFIVICYGLMAAKIGRRGFVNSSRPLRVLTAVALSFFVCWFPFQVIFLLVNIGNTETLNNIHMWVNPASTLASLNSCLNPILYVFLGQQFRERLIHSLSASLERALREDSALNSDKVRNLSLQTEDSEP